The Niallia alba genome includes a window with the following:
- the rpoC gene encoding DNA-directed RNA polymerase subunit beta' yields MLDVNNFEYMKIGLASPDKIRSWSFGEVKKPETINYRTLKPEKDGLFCERIFGPTKDWECHCGKYKRVRYKGVVCDRCGVEVTRAKVRRERMGHIELAAPVSHIWYFKGIPSRMGLVLDMSPRALEEVIYFASYVVTDPGDTALEKKQLLSEKEYRAYRDKYGVKFQASMGAESIKKLLSDIDLNKDVEALKEELKTAQGQRRTRAIKRLEVLEAFRGSGNEPSWMILDVLPVIPPELRPMVQLDGGRFATSDLNDLYRRVINRNNRLKRLLDLGAPSIIVQNEKRMLQEAVDALIDNGRRGRPVTGPGNRPLKSLSHMLKGKQGRFRQNLLGKRVDYSGRSVIVVGPNLKMYQCGLPREMAIELFKPFVMKELVEKGIAHNIKSAKRKIERLQPEVWDVLEEVIKEHPVLLNRAPTLHRLGIQAFEPTLVEGRAIRLHPLVCTAYNADFDGDQMAVHVPLSSEAQAEARLLMLAAQNILNPKDGKPVVTPSQDMVLGNYYLTLEREGAVGEGSIFNDTSEAILAYQNGYVHLHTRVAVRASSLNNETFTEEQNKQLLLTTVGKLIFNEILPKSFPYINEPTKTNLEEKTPERYFVEPGVDVPAAIRELQIIDPFKKKILGNIIAEVFKRFKITETSKMLDRMKDLGFKHSTKAGITVGVADIVVLGEKQEIIDEAQSKVDNVMKQFKRGLITEEERYDRVISIWSAAKDTIQAKLMKSLDKRNPIFMMSDSGARGNASNFTQLAGMRGLMANPAGRIIELPIISSFREGLTVLEYFISTHGARKGLADTALKTADSGYLTRRLVDVAQDVIVRDDDCGTDRGLLVSALREGTEIIESLDERLIGRYARKAIRHPETKEVIVPENGLITEDLAVEIVGANIEEVWIRSAFTCNTRHGVCKKCYGRNLATGQEVEVGEAVGIIAAQSIGEPGTQLTMRTFHTGGVAGDDITQGLPRIQEIFEARNPKGQAVITEMAGVVVGINEGRDRQHEIVVQGELETRTYTAPYTARLKVKVDDVVEQGQELTEGSIDPKELIKVKNVTAVQEYLLREVQKVYRMQGVEIGDKHVEVMVRQMLRKIRVVDAGETEVLPGTLLDIHQFTDANAKALREGKLPATGRPVLLGITKASLETDSFLSAASFQETTRVLTDAAIKGKRDELLGLKENVIIGKLVPAGTGMPRYRHAEPITAEELTEESVTVE; encoded by the coding sequence GGGTCATATCGAATTAGCAGCACCAGTTTCACATATTTGGTATTTTAAAGGGATTCCTAGCCGTATGGGTCTTGTGTTGGATATGTCTCCACGTGCGTTGGAAGAAGTTATTTATTTTGCTTCTTACGTAGTAACAGATCCAGGTGATACTGCTCTTGAGAAAAAACAACTTCTTTCTGAAAAAGAATATCGAGCATATCGTGATAAATACGGAGTGAAATTCCAAGCTTCTATGGGAGCTGAATCAATCAAAAAACTACTATCTGACATTGATTTAAATAAAGATGTAGAAGCATTAAAAGAAGAATTGAAAACTGCACAAGGTCAAAGAAGAACTCGTGCAATTAAAAGATTAGAAGTATTAGAAGCATTCCGTGGTTCTGGTAATGAACCTTCTTGGATGATTCTTGACGTACTTCCGGTAATTCCTCCAGAATTACGCCCGATGGTTCAATTAGACGGTGGACGTTTTGCTACTTCTGACCTAAATGATTTATATCGCCGCGTTATTAACCGTAATAATCGCTTAAAAAGATTATTAGACTTAGGAGCACCAAGTATAATCGTTCAAAACGAAAAACGTATGCTTCAAGAAGCGGTTGATGCATTGATTGATAATGGTCGTCGTGGTCGTCCGGTAACAGGTCCTGGTAACAGACCACTTAAATCACTATCTCACATGCTAAAAGGTAAGCAAGGACGTTTCCGTCAAAACTTACTAGGAAAACGTGTTGACTATTCTGGACGTTCTGTTATTGTTGTTGGTCCGAACTTAAAGATGTATCAATGTGGTTTGCCTAGAGAGATGGCAATTGAATTGTTTAAACCTTTCGTTATGAAAGAGTTAGTTGAAAAAGGTATTGCTCATAATATTAAGTCTGCAAAAAGAAAAATCGAAAGACTTCAACCAGAAGTGTGGGATGTACTTGAAGAAGTGATTAAAGAGCATCCAGTATTGCTTAACCGCGCCCCAACTCTACATAGATTGGGAATTCAAGCGTTTGAACCTACTTTAGTAGAAGGCCGTGCGATTCGTCTACATCCGCTAGTATGTACAGCGTACAATGCTGACTTTGACGGTGACCAAATGGCGGTTCACGTTCCTTTATCTTCTGAGGCACAAGCGGAAGCGCGCTTACTTATGCTTGCAGCTCAAAATATCTTGAATCCTAAAGATGGTAAACCAGTTGTTACTCCTTCACAGGATATGGTATTAGGAAACTACTACCTAACATTAGAACGTGAAGGTGCAGTTGGAGAAGGTAGTATCTTCAATGATACGAGCGAAGCAATATTGGCTTACCAAAATGGTTACGTACATTTACACACACGTGTAGCAGTGCGTGCTAGCTCTTTAAACAATGAAACATTTACAGAAGAGCAAAATAAACAATTGTTATTAACAACAGTTGGTAAATTAATATTCAATGAAATTTTGCCGAAATCTTTCCCATACATTAACGAACCGACTAAAACAAATTTAGAAGAAAAAACTCCTGAGAGATACTTTGTTGAGCCAGGTGTAGATGTTCCTGCTGCTATCAGAGAGTTACAGATTATTGATCCGTTTAAAAAGAAAATTTTAGGGAATATAATCGCTGAAGTATTTAAACGATTCAAGATCACTGAAACTTCTAAGATGTTGGATAGAATGAAAGACTTAGGATTTAAACATTCTACAAAAGCCGGTATTACAGTTGGTGTGGCTGATATCGTTGTATTAGGTGAAAAACAAGAAATTATCGACGAAGCACAAAGTAAAGTTGATAATGTCATGAAACAATTTAAACGCGGATTAATTACAGAGGAAGAACGTTACGATCGCGTAATTTCTATCTGGAGTGCTGCGAAAGATACAATTCAAGCGAAGCTAATGAAATCATTGGATAAACGAAATCCAATCTTTATGATGAGTGACTCAGGTGCTCGTGGTAACGCATCTAACTTTACACAGCTTGCTGGTATGCGTGGTTTGATGGCCAACCCGGCTGGTAGAATTATCGAGTTACCGATTATCTCAAGTTTCCGTGAAGGATTAACAGTATTAGAGTACTTTATCTCTACTCACGGTGCTCGTAAAGGTCTTGCCGATACAGCACTGAAAACAGCAGACTCTGGTTACTTAACTCGTCGTCTAGTGGATGTAGCACAGGATGTTATTGTCCGTGATGATGATTGTGGTACAGATAGAGGATTGTTAGTTTCTGCTCTTAGAGAAGGTACAGAAATTATTGAATCTCTTGATGAGCGTTTAATTGGCCGTTATGCAAGAAAGGCTATTAGACATCCAGAAACGAAGGAAGTTATTGTTCCTGAAAATGGACTTATTACAGAAGATTTAGCTGTGGAAATAGTAGGAGCTAATATTGAAGAAGTGTGGATTCGTTCTGCATTTACATGTAATACTCGTCATGGAGTATGTAAAAAATGTTATGGTCGCAACCTAGCAACTGGCCAAGAGGTGGAAGTAGGAGAAGCTGTTGGTATTATAGCTGCGCAATCCATCGGGGAACCTGGTACACAGTTAACGATGCGTACATTCCATACTGGTGGTGTTGCTGGAGATGATATTACACAAGGTTTACCTCGTATTCAGGAAATATTCGAAGCTCGTAATCCAAAAGGGCAAGCCGTTATTACTGAAATGGCAGGGGTTGTTGTTGGTATCAATGAAGGTAGAGACCGTCAACACGAAATTGTAGTTCAAGGTGAATTAGAAACTAGAACATATACTGCTCCTTATACAGCAAGACTGAAAGTGAAAGTTGATGATGTAGTAGAACAAGGGCAGGAATTAACAGAAGGTTCTATTGATCCGAAAGAATTAATTAAAGTGAAAAACGTTACAGCAGTACAAGAATATTTACTTCGTGAAGTACAGAAAGTTTATCGTATGCAAGGGGTAGAAATTGGTGATAAACACGTAGAGGTGATGGTTCGCCAAATGCTTCGCAAAATCAGAGTAGTAGATGCTGGTGAGACAGAAGTATTACCAGGTACACTACTAGATATTCACCAATTTACTGATGCAAACGCAAAAGCTTTAAGAGAAGGAAAACTTCCTGCTACAGGAAGACCAGTATTGCTTGGTATTACGAAAGCATCTCTTGAAACAGATTCATTCTTGTCAGCTGCATCGTTCCAAGAAACTACAAGAGTTCTTACAGATGCTGCAATTAAAGGCAAGCGCGATGAGTTATTAGGATTGAAAGAGAATGTAATTATTGGTAAATTAGTTCCAGCTGGAACGGGTATGCCAAGATATCGTCATGCTGAACCTATTACTGCAGAAGAACTAACAGAAGAATCAGTTACTGTAGAATAA
- a CDS encoding 50S ribosomal protein L7ae-like protein, which produces MSYEKVQQARKIVVGTKQTVKALKKGIATEVIVAEDADPMLKRKVSEVAEEVNIPIILVESMRKLGESCGIEVGAATVAIIN; this is translated from the coding sequence ATGTCTTATGAAAAAGTGCAACAGGCAAGAAAAATAGTAGTAGGAACAAAGCAAACAGTAAAAGCGTTAAAAAAAGGAATAGCGACAGAAGTTATCGTTGCAGAAGATGCTGATCCAATGTTAAAGAGAAAGGTATCCGAGGTAGCTGAAGAAGTGAATATTCCCATTATACTTGTTGAATCCATGAGGAAGCTTGGCGAATCATGCGGAATAGAAGTAGGCGCAGCAACTGTTGCCATAATTAATTAA
- the rpsL gene encoding 30S ribosomal protein S12, translating to MPTINQLVRKPRQSAEEKSKSPALNKGYNSFKKAQTNVSSPQKRGVCTRVGTMTPKKPNSALRKYARVRLTNGIEVTAYIPGIGHNLQEHSVVLIRGGRVKDLPGVRYHIVRGALDTAGVNNRMQGRSKYGTKKPKAAKK from the coding sequence ATGCCAACAATTAACCAATTAGTGCGCAAGCCTCGTCAATCTGCTGAAGAGAAGTCGAAGTCTCCTGCGTTAAACAAAGGTTATAACAGTTTCAAAAAAGCACAAACAAACGTATCATCACCTCAAAAACGTGGGGTATGTACTCGTGTTGGTACAATGACACCGAAAAAACCAAACTCTGCATTACGTAAATATGCACGTGTTCGTTTAACAAACGGTATCGAAGTAACAGCATACATTCCTGGTATTGGTCACAACCTACAAGAACATAGTGTTGTACTAATCCGTGGAGGACGTGTAAAAGATTTACCGGGGGTACGTTATCATATCGTACGCGGTGCGCTTGATACTGCTGGAGTTAACAACCGTATGCAAGGTCGTTCTAAATACGGTACGAAAAAACCAAAAGCAGCAAAAAAATAA
- the rpsG gene encoding 30S ribosomal protein S7, producing the protein MPRKGPVAKRDVLPDPIYNSKLVSRLINKMMIDGKRGKSQAILYSAFEIVAERSGKEAIEVFDQALKNIMPVLEVRARRVGGSNYQVPVEVRPERRTTLGLRWLVNYARLRGEKTMEERLANEILDAANNTGASVKKREDTHKMAEANKAFAHYRW; encoded by the coding sequence ATGCCACGTAAAGGTCCTGTAGCAAAAAGAGACGTATTACCAGATCCGATTTACAATTCAAAGCTTGTATCTCGTTTAATCAATAAAATGATGATCGATGGTAAAAGAGGAAAATCGCAAGCTATCCTATATTCAGCATTCGAAATCGTTGCTGAGCGTTCTGGAAAAGAAGCGATTGAAGTATTTGATCAAGCATTAAAGAATATCATGCCAGTTCTTGAAGTAAGAGCACGCCGTGTTGGTGGTTCTAACTATCAAGTTCCAGTGGAGGTTCGTCCTGAAAGACGTACAACTTTAGGTCTTCGCTGGTTAGTTAACTATGCTCGTCTTCGCGGTGAGAAAACAATGGAAGAGAGACTAGCTAACGAAATCTTGGATGCAGCTAACAACACTGGTGCATCTGTTAAGAAACGTGAAGATACACACAAAATGGCTGAAGCGAACAAAGCGTTTGCTCACTACCGTTGGTAA
- the fusA gene encoding elongation factor G: MAREFSLENTRNIGIMAHIDAGKTTTTERVLYYTGRIHKIGETHEGASQMDWMEQEQERGITITSAATTAQWKGNRVNIIDTPGHVDFTVEVERSLRVLDGAVAVLDAQSGVEPQTETVWRQATTYGVPRVVFVNKMDKIGADFLYSLKTLHDRLQANAHAIQLPIGAEDQFEGIIDLVEMKATFYGNDLGTDVQEREIPEEYKELADEYHEKLVEAVAELDEDLMEKYLGGEEITTDELKAAIRKGTVNVEFYPVICGSAFKNKGVQPMLDAVIDYLPSPLDVPAIKGTAPDSDEVIEKHSSDDEAFAALAFKVMTDPFVGKLTFFRVYSGTLSSGSYVQNSTKGKRERVGRILQMHANSRQEITEVYAGDIAAAVGLKDTTTGDTLCDEKNLVILESMEFPEPVIELSIEPKSKADQDKMTTALQKLQEEDPTFRAHTNQETGQVIIAGMGELHLDILVDRMRREFKVEANVGAPQVAYRETFRSSAAVEGKFTRQSGGRGQYGHVWIEFAPNEEGKGFEFENAIVGGVVPREYIAPVQAGLEDALQRGVLAGYPLVDIKAKLFDGSYHDVDSSEMAFKIAASMALKNAASKCNPVILEPVMRVEVIIPEEYMGDIMGNITSRRGRVEGMEARGNAQVVRAMVPLSEMFGYATTLRSSTQGRGVFSMVFDHYEEVPKSISEEIIKKNKG, encoded by the coding sequence ATGGCAAGAGAGTTCTCCTTAGAAAACACTCGTAATATTGGTATCATGGCCCATATTGATGCTGGTAAAACGACTACAACTGAGCGTGTACTTTATTACACTGGTCGTATCCACAAAATTGGTGAAACTCATGAAGGTGCATCTCAAATGGACTGGATGGAGCAAGAACAAGAGCGTGGAATTACCATTACTTCAGCGGCAACAACTGCACAATGGAAAGGTAACCGTGTAAACATTATCGATACTCCAGGGCACGTAGACTTCACTGTTGAAGTTGAACGTTCTCTTCGTGTACTTGATGGTGCGGTTGCAGTACTTGATGCTCAATCTGGTGTTGAGCCACAAACAGAAACTGTTTGGCGTCAAGCTACAACATACGGTGTACCTCGTGTAGTATTCGTAAACAAAATGGATAAAATCGGTGCAGACTTCCTTTATTCATTAAAAACTTTACATGATCGTTTACAAGCAAACGCTCATGCAATTCAACTACCGATTGGTGCTGAAGATCAATTCGAAGGTATCATTGACTTAGTTGAAATGAAAGCAACTTTCTACGGTAATGACCTAGGAACAGATGTTCAAGAACGTGAAATTCCAGAAGAGTACAAAGAGTTAGCTGATGAATACCATGAAAAATTGGTTGAAGCTGTAGCTGAACTTGATGAAGATCTAATGGAAAAATACCTTGGTGGTGAGGAAATCACTACTGATGAGTTAAAAGCTGCTATCCGTAAAGGTACAGTTAACGTTGAATTCTATCCAGTAATCTGTGGATCTGCTTTCAAAAACAAAGGTGTTCAACCAATGCTTGATGCTGTAATTGATTACTTACCATCACCATTAGATGTACCTGCAATTAAAGGTACTGCTCCTGATTCTGATGAAGTAATTGAAAAGCATTCAAGTGATGATGAAGCATTTGCTGCTCTTGCATTCAAAGTAATGACAGATCCATTCGTTGGTAAACTGACATTCTTCCGTGTATATTCTGGTACATTGAGCTCAGGTTCTTATGTACAAAACTCTACAAAAGGCAAACGCGAGCGTGTAGGACGTATCCTTCAAATGCATGCGAATAGCCGTCAAGAGATCACAGAAGTATATGCAGGTGATATCGCAGCAGCAGTTGGTTTAAAAGATACTACAACTGGAGATACTCTGTGTGATGAAAAGAACTTAGTAATCTTAGAATCCATGGAATTCCCAGAACCAGTTATCGAATTGTCTATTGAGCCAAAATCAAAAGCTGACCAAGACAAAATGACAACTGCGCTACAAAAATTACAAGAAGAAGATCCAACATTCCGTGCACATACTAACCAGGAAACTGGTCAAGTTATCATTGCAGGTATGGGTGAACTTCACTTAGACATTCTTGTAGACCGTATGCGTCGTGAATTCAAGGTAGAAGCTAATGTTGGTGCACCTCAGGTTGCTTACCGTGAAACATTCCGTTCATCTGCTGCAGTTGAAGGTAAATTCACTCGTCAATCTGGTGGTCGTGGACAATATGGTCACGTTTGGATCGAATTCGCTCCAAATGAAGAAGGTAAAGGATTCGAATTTGAAAATGCTATCGTCGGTGGTGTTGTTCCACGTGAATACATCGCTCCAGTTCAAGCTGGTCTAGAAGATGCATTACAAAGAGGAGTACTTGCTGGTTACCCATTGGTTGACATCAAAGCTAAATTATTTGATGGATCATACCATGATGTTGACTCATCTGAAATGGCGTTCAAAATCGCTGCTTCAATGGCATTGAAAAATGCAGCATCTAAATGTAATCCTGTAATTCTTGAACCTGTTATGAGAGTAGAAGTTATCATTCCAGAAGAATACATGGGTGATATCATGGGTAACATCACTTCACGTCGTGGACGTGTAGAAGGTATGGAAGCTCGTGGTAACGCACAAGTAGTTCGTGCGATGGTTCCTCTATCTGAAATGTTTGGTTATGCTACGACATTACGTTCAAGCACGCAAGGTCGCGGTGTGTTCTCAATGGTGTTTGACCATTATGAAGAAGTACCAAAATCAATCTCTGAAGAGATCATCAAAAAAAATAAAGGGTAA
- the tuf gene encoding elongation factor Tu, translated as MAKAKYDRSKPHVNIGTIGHVDHGKTTLTAAITTVLAKAGGAEARGYDQIDAAPEERERGITISTAHVEYETETRHYAHVDCPGHADYVKNMITGAAQMDGGILVVSATDGPMPQTREHILLSRQVGVPHLVVFLNKCDMVDDEELLELVEMEVRDLLSEYEFPGDDIPVIKGSALKALEGDAAWEEKVIELMAAVDEYIPTPTRDTDKPFMMPVEDVFSITGRGTVATGRVERGQVKVGDVVDIIGLAEEKKSTTVTGVEMFRKLLDYAEAGDNIGALLRGVAREDIQRGQVLAKPGTITPHVKFKAEVYVLSKEEGGRHTPFFTNYRPQFYFRTTDVTGICNLPEGVEMVMPGDNIEMDVELISSIAIEEGTKFSIREGGRTVGAGVVATIVE; from the coding sequence ATGGCAAAAGCTAAATACGATCGTTCAAAGCCACACGTAAATATTGGAACTATTGGTCACGTTGACCATGGTAAAACTACTTTAACAGCTGCTATCACAACTGTACTTGCAAAAGCAGGTGGAGCTGAAGCTCGCGGTTATGATCAAATCGACGCTGCTCCAGAAGAGCGTGAGCGTGGAATTACAATCTCAACTGCACACGTTGAGTATGAAACTGAAACTCGTCACTATGCACACGTTGACTGCCCAGGACATGCTGACTATGTTAAAAACATGATCACTGGTGCTGCACAAATGGACGGCGGTATCTTAGTAGTATCTGCTACTGATGGTCCAATGCCACAAACTCGTGAGCACATTCTTCTTTCTCGTCAAGTTGGTGTACCTCACTTAGTAGTATTCTTAAACAAATGTGATATGGTTGATGACGAAGAATTATTAGAATTAGTAGAAATGGAAGTACGTGACCTATTATCAGAATATGAATTCCCTGGTGATGATATTCCTGTAATTAAAGGTTCTGCTCTTAAAGCTCTTGAAGGAGATGCTGCTTGGGAAGAAAAAGTTATCGAGCTTATGGCTGCGGTTGACGAATATATCCCAACACCAACTCGTGACACTGACAAACCATTCATGATGCCAGTTGAGGATGTATTCTCAATCACTGGTCGTGGTACAGTTGCTACTGGTCGTGTTGAGCGTGGACAAGTTAAAGTTGGTGACGTTGTAGACATCATCGGTTTAGCTGAAGAGAAAAAATCAACTACTGTAACTGGTGTTGAAATGTTCCGTAAATTACTTGACTATGCAGAAGCTGGAGATAACATCGGTGCACTTCTTCGTGGGGTTGCTCGTGAAGATATCCAACGTGGTCAAGTATTAGCAAAACCAGGTACAATTACTCCACACGTAAAATTCAAAGCTGAAGTTTACGTATTATCAAAAGAAGAAGGTGGACGTCATACTCCATTCTTCACAAACTACCGTCCACAGTTCTACTTCCGTACAACTGATGTAACTGGTATTTGTAACTTACCTGAAGGCGTAGAAATGGTTATGCCTGGCGATAACATCGAAATGGATGTTGAATTAATTTCTTCTATCGCTATCGAAGAAGGAACTAAATTCTCTATTCGTGAAGGTGGACGTACAGTAGGCGCTGGTGTCGTTGCTACTATCGTTGAGTAA
- the rpsJ gene encoding 30S ribosomal protein S10 has protein sequence MAKQKIRIRLKAYDHRILDQSAEKIVETAKRSGAAVSGPIPLPTEKSIYTILRAVHKYKDSREQFEMRTHKRLIDIVNPTPQTVDSLMRLDLPSGVDIEIKL, from the coding sequence ATGGCAAAACAAAAAATTCGTATTCGTTTAAAAGCGTATGATCATAGAATTTTAGATCAATCAGCTGAGAAAATTGTTGAAACTGCAAAACGTTCTGGTGCTGCTGTATCTGGACCAATTCCGTTACCAACTGAAAAGTCTATATACACAATCTTACGTGCGGTTCATAAATATAAAGATTCTCGTGAACAGTTTGAAATGCGTACGCATAAACGTCTAATCGACATCGTGAACCCAACTCCACAAACAGTTGATTCACTAATGCGTCTGGATTTACCGTCAGGTGTAGATATCGAAATTAAATTATAA
- the rplC gene encoding 50S ribosomal protein L3, translated as MTKGILGRKIGMTQVFAENGNLIPVTVVEAAENVVLQTKTVEADGYTAVQIGFENKREKLANKPEQGHVAKASTAPKRFVREFRDVSVDEYEVGQEVNVSIFAEGDIVDVTGISKGKGFQGSIKRHGQSRGPMAHGSRYHRRPGSMGPVAPNRVFKGKALPGRMGGEQITVQNLEIVKVDAERNLLLIKGNVPGARKALLKIKTAVKA; from the coding sequence ATGACCAAAGGAATCTTAGGAAGAAAAATAGGTATGACTCAAGTATTCGCTGAAAATGGCAATCTTATCCCTGTAACAGTAGTTGAAGCTGCTGAGAACGTTGTTCTTCAAACGAAAACTGTTGAAGCTGATGGCTATACTGCAGTTCAAATCGGTTTTGAAAACAAACGTGAAAAGTTAGCTAACAAACCTGAACAAGGTCACGTTGCTAAAGCAAGTACTGCTCCTAAGCGCTTCGTTCGTGAATTTAGAGATGTTAGCGTGGATGAGTACGAGGTTGGTCAAGAAGTCAATGTAAGTATTTTCGCTGAGGGCGATATAGTAGATGTAACAGGTATCTCTAAAGGGAAAGGTTTCCAAGGTTCAATTAAGCGCCATGGACAATCTCGTGGACCAATGGCTCACGGATCTCGTTATCATCGTCGTCCAGGTTCAATGGGACCTGTAGCACCAAACCGTGTATTTAAAGGTAAAGCATTGCCAGGACGTATGGGTGGAGAGCAAATCACTGTTCAAAACTTAGAAATCGTTAAAGTAGATGCAGAACGCAATCTTCTTCTAATTAAAGGTAATGTACCTGGAGCTAGAAAAGCTTTATTAAAAATCAAAACTGCTGTTAAAGCATAA
- the rplD gene encoding 50S ribosomal protein L4, which produces MPKVALFNQDGTQAGDIELNESVFGIEPNKHVLFEAVVMQRASLRQGTHKTKIRSEVAGGGRKPWRQKGTGRARQGSIRSPQWRGGGTVFGPVPRSYSYKLPKKVRRLAIKSALSTKVLEENILVLQNLAFDAPKTKDFKAVLGGLSIEKKALIVTADLDENVALSARNIPGVTVVTATGITVLDVLNHDKLIMTKAAVEKVEEVLA; this is translated from the coding sequence ATGCCTAAAGTTGCATTATTCAACCAAGACGGTACGCAAGCTGGAGATATCGAATTAAACGAATCAGTATTTGGTATCGAGCCTAACAAACATGTTTTATTCGAAGCAGTTGTTATGCAAAGAGCTTCTTTACGTCAAGGAACTCATAAAACTAAAATTCGTTCTGAGGTTGCTGGTGGTGGACGTAAGCCATGGCGCCAAAAAGGTACAGGACGTGCACGTCAAGGATCTATCAGATCTCCACAATGGCGTGGTGGTGGAACAGTATTTGGACCAGTTCCACGTAGCTACAGCTACAAATTACCTAAAAAAGTTCGTAGATTAGCAATTAAATCTGCATTATCTACTAAAGTATTAGAAGAAAATATTTTAGTATTACAAAACCTTGCTTTTGATGCGCCTAAAACAAAAGATTTCAAAGCGGTACTAGGTGGCCTTTCTATTGAGAAGAAAGCATTAATCGTTACTGCTGACCTTGATGAGAACGTAGCATTATCTGCTCGTAACATCCCGGGGGTAACAGTTGTTACAGCTACTGGAATTACAGTTTTAGATGTTTTAAACCATGATAAATTAATCATGACAAAAGCAGCGGTTGAAAAAGTAGAGGAGGTGCTTGCATAA
- the rplW gene encoding 50S ribosomal protein L23: MDARDTIKRPVITERSTDLMVDKKYTFEVDVRANKTQVKDAVEEIFGVKVEKVNIMNYKGKFKRMGRFGGYTNKRRKAIVKLTADSKEIEFFEA, from the coding sequence ATGGATGCACGCGATACGATTAAGCGCCCCGTTATCACTGAACGTTCTACTGATTTAATGGTTGATAAAAAATACACGTTTGAAGTTGATGTAAGAGCTAATAAAACTCAAGTTAAAGATGCTGTTGAAGAAATCTTTGGCGTAAAAGTTGAAAAAGTTAACATCATGAACTATAAAGGTAAATTCAAACGTATGGGACGTTTCGGAGGATACACAAACAAACGTCGTAAGGCAATTGTTAAATTAACAGCTGACAGCAAAGAAATCGAATTCTTTGAAGCTTAA
- the rplB gene encoding 50S ribosomal protein L2, giving the protein MAIKKYKPTSNGRRNMTSSDFSEITTSTPEKSLLAPLHRKGGRNNQGKLTVRHQGGGHKRQYRVIDFKRDKDGIPGRVATIEYDPNRSANIALINYVDGEKRYILAPKNLEVGLEVMSGPEADIKPGNALPLANIPVGTVIHNIELKPGKGGQLVRSAGTSAQVLGKEGKYVLVRLNSGEVRLILATCRASIGQVGNEQHELINIGKAGRNRWLGKRPTVRGSVMNPNDHPHGGGEGRAPIGRKSPMSPWGKPTLGYKTRSKKNKSDKFIVRSRKK; this is encoded by the coding sequence ATGGCGATTAAAAAATACAAACCTACCTCTAATGGTCGACGTAACATGACGTCTTCAGACTTTAGTGAAATCACTACAAGTACTCCTGAGAAGTCATTGCTTGCTCCTTTACACAGAAAAGGCGGCCGTAATAACCAAGGTAAGTTAACTGTTCGTCATCAAGGTGGAGGTCATAAGCGTCAATATCGTGTAATCGATTTTAAACGTGACAAAGATGGCATTCCAGGACGCGTTGCTACAATCGAGTATGATCCAAACAGATCTGCTAACATCGCGTTAATCAATTATGTAGACGGTGAGAAACGCTACATTCTTGCACCGAAAAATTTAGAAGTTGGATTAGAAGTTATGTCAGGACCAGAGGCTGATATCAAGCCGGGTAATGCATTACCACTTGCTAACATTCCTGTTGGTACAGTAATCCACAACATCGAATTAAAACCAGGTAAAGGTGGACAATTAGTTCGCTCTGCTGGAACAAGCGCTCAAGTGCTTGGTAAAGAAGGAAAATACGTACTTGTACGTTTAAATTCTGGTGAAGTTCGTTTAATTCTTGCTACTTGCCGTGCTTCAATCGGTCAAGTTGGTAATGAACAACACGAATTAATCAACATTGGTAAAGCAGGTCGTAATCGTTGGTTAGGTAAACGTCCAACTGTACGTGGATCTGTAATGAACCCTAACGACCATCCACACGGTGGTGGTGAAGGACGCGCTCCAATCGGACGTAAATCACCAATGTCTCCATGGGGTAAACCAACACTTGGTTACAAAACGCGTAGCAAGAAAAATAAATCTGATAAATTTATTGTACGTAGCCGTAAAAAATAA